TATGAATGCAATGCCGGATGCCTTTATATTGAATACAGCGGGTACACAGTATAAATTTGGCTCATAAAAATGTTGATTGACTTCCTCCCCATATTTGCTACTCTAGCTACGTTCAGACTCACTATGAGAAACTAAAACAGGTGCAATAATATGGATACAACAAAGTTAATTGACGATATATCAAAAGAGATCAGCAATGCATTAAAATCCATGTCTCAGGTAAAGGATGTATCAGATAAAGAGGCATACAGCCGGATCGTTAAGAATCTATGCGAGTCGCTGGATGTATTTATGGATTTTAACAGGGATATTATGCCCTATGACTTTGATGATTTTGATGATATAGACAATGAAGACCTGCCTTTTTAAGCAGGGTTCCTTTATTTTAATGTCTGTCTTCTTTATTTACTGCTGACGTATGTGTTAAATAAACACTGGCAGTGTTTTCATGTGTAACTGTTAATGCCTGTTATTCCTTAAGCAGTTTCTGGAAATATTCAATAACCTTTGGCGATGTCCAGTTAATAGCCCCTTCAATCTTATTGTCAATTGTGCCATCCTTTTTTACTATAAAGCTCTCGGGGACACCTCTTGTCCGGTATAAAGCTGAAACACGGCCATCCGGGTCAAGGAGCACAGGAAAACGGATGTTCTTTTTTTTAATGAATGATTCAACTACTCTTTTCCCCTCTTTATCCACACTCACTGCCAGGAGTTCAAGCCCTTCATCCTTAAACATTGTGTAGAGTTTTTCCAGTGATGGTATCTCGGCTACACATGGCGGGCACCATGTTGCCCAGATATTCACAATCACCACCTTGCCTTTATATGCGTTCAGGCTGATCATCCTGCCGTCAAGATCAGGGAGTGAAAAGTCCGGGGCAACAGGCCCATTTGGGGTATGGGGTATATCAATCTCAACTGTGGAAGGAGACTTATGTTGGAGCGCCACAAAGACTGCTAATGCTATTATTGCTATTGGAATAAAGAGGATTATCCTTAATTTTGCCTT
Above is a genomic segment from Desulfatiglans sp. containing:
- a CDS encoding TlpA family protein disulfide reductase; protein product: MEEKDIETQPTKKAKLRIILFIPIAIIALAVFVALQHKSPSTVEIDIPHTPNGPVAPDFSLPDLDGRMISLNAYKGKVVIVNIWATWCPPCVAEIPSLEKLYTMFKDEGLELLAVSVDKEGKRVVESFIKKKNIRFPVLLDPDGRVSALYRTRGVPESFIVKKDGTIDNKIEGAINWTSPKVIEYFQKLLKE